AACTTGGAAAATATGCAAAGCTTGGATTAGAAGGTGGAGTTAACTCTGCTTTGACTGGAAATTTCTTAACTACAACAGGAAATACAATAGAAAGTGACAAACAAATGATTAAGGAGCTTGGATATGAATACTAAAGGGTATTTTATCATAGGAACAGATACAGATATTGGAAAAACTTTTTGTAGTACTTTGCTATATCATGGAGTACGAGAGAAAAAAGGAATGTATTACAAGCCGATTCAGAGTGGAGGAGTTTCTAAAAATGGAAAATTATATGCTCCTGATGTTTTGTCCCTATGTCAAATTGAAGGAATAGATTATCAGGATGAAATGGTAACTTATGTTCTAGAGGCAGAAGTCTCTCCCCATTTGGCAAGTGAATTAGAAGGAACAACAATTGAAATTGAAAAAATTAAAAAGAATTTTATGAAACTTTGCGAACAATATGATTATTTGATTGTTGAGGGAGCAGGAGGTTTGCAGGTACCGTTGATTCGTGATAAATATCATATTTATGATTTGATTCAAGATTTTGGTTTTCCAGTAGTTTTAGTAAGCAGTGCAAAAGTAGGATCTATTAATCATGCTGTATTGACAATAGAATCTTTAGAAAAACTAGGGATCCCTTTACATGGAATTATTTTTAATCGAGTAAAAGATACAGAAGAAAGTAAAATCTATGAAAAAGATAATATAGAGATTATCTTAAAACATTCTCCTACAAAGAATCATTTAGTTGTATTGGAAAATGCAGAGAAAATCCAAGATGAAAAATTAAATTTATTTTTAAAAGGAGAGGCAAATGGCTAAGAGAAGTCAATTACAGGAGAAAGATTTAAAATATGTATTTCACCCTTGTGCTCAAATGAAAGATTTTGAAGAAACGCCCCCTTTGATTATTACCAGGGGAGAAGGATTATATTTATTTGATGAAACAGGGAAAAGATACATGGATTGTATTTCCAGCTGGTGGGTTAATTTATTTGGACATGCAAATCCTAGAATTAATGAAGTTGTTTATAACCAGATTAACACTTTAGAACATGTTATTTTTGCAAATTTTGGA
This genomic stretch from Fusobacterium sp. harbors:
- the bioD gene encoding dethiobiotin synthase; this encodes MNTKGYFIIGTDTDIGKTFCSTLLYHGVREKKGMYYKPIQSGGVSKNGKLYAPDVLSLCQIEGIDYQDEMVTYVLEAEVSPHLASELEGTTIEIEKIKKNFMKLCEQYDYLIVEGAGGLQVPLIRDKYHIYDLIQDFGFPVVLVSSAKVGSINHAVLTIESLEKLGIPLHGIIFNRVKDTEESKIYEKDNIEIILKHSPTKNHLVVLENAEKIQDEKLNLFLKGEANG